From a single Helicovermis profundi genomic region:
- a CDS encoding sensor domain-containing diguanylate cyclase, protein MTRKQKRISIYFLVLTIFLETTYIIHNILNIKVRFFMFILPAITALVSYYLFEKTVLKYNNKFSTSDDSNNDIKMIKNSSDEDSELYTTIKKIKKEFEGYLESANIIFLILGEKAKINMINNRGANILKTSKEKVLGKNWIEEFVPLEIRSSVEEVFYNIYSGSEEMEEYYENEIIAKDGSVKILGWYNTVLRNDDNKVIEILSVGIDLTEKKELEKKLNEKATIDIMTNTYNRNEGIELFKKQYHIAKRTKQNLTVCFIDINGLKKVNDTMGHDFGDELITIVTKVINDEVRESDIVSRLGGDEFLIVFPNTTIDEAEVVLKRINNEYSELNTFANRGYDISVSYGYSEYHGEVEKSHDSIIIEADKNMYNMKKKFKQSKNIKNL, encoded by the coding sequence ATGACAAGAAAGCAAAAAAGAATTTCAATTTATTTTTTGGTATTGACAATTTTTCTTGAAACTACTTACATTATACATAATATATTAAATATCAAAGTTAGATTTTTTATGTTTATACTTCCAGCTATAACAGCCTTAGTATCGTATTACTTATTTGAGAAAACAGTTTTAAAATATAATAATAAATTTTCGACTAGCGATGATTCTAATAATGATATAAAAATGATAAAAAATTCTTCTGATGAAGATTCTGAATTATATACTACTATAAAAAAAATAAAAAAAGAATTTGAGGGTTATTTAGAATCTGCAAATATTATTTTTTTAATTCTTGGAGAAAAAGCAAAAATTAATATGATAAATAATAGAGGAGCAAATATTTTAAAGACAAGTAAGGAAAAGGTTTTAGGGAAAAATTGGATAGAAGAATTTGTGCCTTTAGAAATAAGATCTTCAGTAGAAGAAGTTTTTTATAATATTTATAGTGGCAGTGAAGAAATGGAAGAATATTATGAAAATGAAATTATTGCAAAAGATGGTTCTGTAAAAATACTTGGATGGTATAATACTGTTCTAAGAAATGATGACAATAAAGTTATTGAGATATTAAGTGTTGGAATTGATTTAACAGAAAAGAAAGAGCTTGAGAAAAAACTAAATGAAAAAGCTACAATCGATATAATGACAAATACCTATAATAGAAATGAAGGAATCGAGCTTTTTAAAAAACAATATCATATTGCTAAAAGAACAAAACAAAATTTGACAGTATGTTTTATTGATATAAATGGACTAAAAAAAGTAAATGATACAATGGGACATGATTTTGGAGATGAATTAATTACAATTGTTACCAAGGTTATTAATGACGAAGTAAGAGAATCTGATATTGTATCAAGATTAGGTGGAGATGAGTTTTTAATTGTATTTCCAAATACAACAATAGATGAGGCTGAAGTTGTACTTAAAAGAATTAATAATGAATATTCAGAACTAAATACTTTTGCAAATAGAGGATATGATATATCTGTTAGTTATGGCTACTCAGAATATCACGGAGAAGTTGAAAAAAGTCATGATAGCATAATTATTGAAGCAGATAAAAATATGTATAATATGAAAAAAAAATTTAAACAGTCTAAAAATATAAAAAATTTATAA
- a CDS encoding HutD family protein translates to MNYKIIKKENMTLKKWSGGTTREIAIYPENASYKKREFIYRISSATIDVDESLFTPLPGVKRILMILKGNVKLSHEGKYEKTLFQYETDEFWGDNTTKSFGRAKDFNLMMKGESEGEVISIDLRKKMLFSGSLNTKDDYEYQTKVIYNLSSNIMISFMDKHVKLYKGDAFILNISKNESLDFKLLELDSDTFFESSVCIVSTINHN, encoded by the coding sequence ATGAATTATAAAATAATAAAAAAAGAAAATATGACTTTAAAAAAATGGAGTGGTGGGACTACTAGAGAAATAGCAATTTATCCGGAAAATGCTTCTTACAAAAAAAGAGAATTTATTTATAGAATAAGTAGTGCAACTATTGATGTTGATGAATCACTCTTTACACCTTTGCCAGGTGTAAAGAGAATATTGATGATATTAAAAGGAAACGTTAAATTATCACATGAAGGTAAGTATGAAAAAACACTTTTTCAATATGAAACTGATGAATTTTGGGGCGACAATACGACAAAAAGTTTTGGACGGGCAAAAGATTTTAATTTGATGATGAAAGGAGAAAGTGAAGGGGAAGTAATATCAATTGACTTAAGGAAAAAAATGTTGTTTAGTGGTAGTTTAAATACCAAAGATGATTATGAATATCAAACTAAAGTTATTTATAATCTTTCAAGTAATATAATGATTAGTTTCATGGATAAACACGTAAAACTATATAAAGGAGATGCCTTTATTTTAAATATAAGTAAAAATGAAAGTTTGGACTTCAAATTACTTGAACTCGATAGTGACACATTTTTTGAATCTTCAGTGTGTATTGTTTCAACAATTAATCATAATTAA
- a CDS encoding class I SAM-dependent methyltransferase, with the protein MNNCKICGKETEIYYDKQFDTEYFHCTNCEFIQMDLEKKITFAQEREVYNLHENSLEDEGYVSMFNNFLDKGVLDFIDSGKALDFGSGPTPVLSEIIKREYDFSVDCYDLHYQPKKIYEGKTYDLVLSTEVLEHIENPIEVFTLIYDRLRINGIFSFMTIFHYNDKEKFLNWWYRRDKTHISFYSIKTLQFIAEKIGFEIIYTDNKRICTFRKI; encoded by the coding sequence TTGAATAATTGTAAAATTTGCGGCAAGGAAACAGAAATTTATTACGATAAACAGTTTGACACTGAGTATTTTCATTGCACAAATTGTGAATTTATTCAGATGGATTTAGAAAAAAAAATTACTTTTGCACAGGAAAGAGAAGTTTATAATCTACATGAAAATTCTCTTGAAGATGAAGGTTATGTGTCTATGTTTAATAATTTTCTTGATAAGGGTGTATTAGATTTTATAGATAGTGGTAAGGCCCTTGATTTCGGGAGTGGCCCTACGCCTGTTTTATCTGAAATAATAAAAAGAGAGTATGATTTTAGCGTTGATTGTTATGATTTACATTATCAACCTAAAAAAATATATGAGGGAAAAACTTATGATTTAGTTTTATCTACTGAAGTTTTAGAGCATATTGAAAATCCAATTGAAGTATTTACATTGATTTACGACAGACTTAGAATTAATGGAATATTTTCTTTTATGACAATTTTTCATTACAATGATAAAGAAAAATTCCTTAATTGGTGGTATAGACGTGATAAAACACATATATCATTTTATTCGATTAAAACACTTCAGTTTATTGCAGAAAAAATAGGATTTGAAATTATATATACTGATAATAAAAGGATTTGTACCTTTAGGAAAATTTAA
- the rbr gene encoding rubrerythrin gives MSKLIGTETEKNLLKAFAGESQAKNRYTFFAKQAKKDGFEQISALFLETALNEEQHAKTFFRFLPSGEPVEIIAKYPAGKIASTLENLKAAAAGENEEWTDLYPEFSRVAKAEGFDDIARAFKNILKVEKEHEARYLKLAKNIENNKSFTSKENVKWKCRKCGYVHEGTSAPNVCPACSHPQGYFERKESNY, from the coding sequence ATGTCAAAATTAATTGGAACTGAAACAGAAAAAAATCTATTAAAAGCTTTTGCCGGTGAATCTCAAGCTAAAAACAGATATACTTTTTTTGCAAAGCAAGCTAAAAAAGATGGATTTGAGCAAATATCCGCACTTTTTTTAGAAACTGCATTAAACGAAGAGCAGCATGCTAAAACATTTTTTAGATTCTTGCCTTCAGGTGAACCCGTTGAAATAATCGCAAAATATCCTGCTGGAAAAATTGCAAGCACATTAGAAAACCTAAAAGCTGCTGCTGCTGGTGAAAATGAAGAATGGACAGATTTATATCCCGAATTTTCAAGAGTTGCAAAAGCAGAAGGATTTGATGATATTGCAAGAGCATTTAAAAATATATTAAAAGTTGAAAAAGAACATGAAGCAAGATATTTAAAACTCGCTAAAAACATTGAAAATAATAAATCTTTTACTTCAAAAGAAAATGTAAAATGGAAGTGCAGAAAATGTGGCTATGTTCATGAAGGAACATCAGCTCCAAATGTTTGTCCAGCATGTTCCCATCCACAAGGTTATTTTGAGAGAAAAGAAAGTAACTATTAA
- a CDS encoding GNAT family N-acetyltransferase, protein MVRVVNEEDRKNVLEFLLVEPSINIFIIGDIENEGFNKDYQTLWGYYDSDNVIKGVLLKYYNYFIVYYNDQLLDTLEEELMIIAEFKELLKSFPELNILSGKSSIIEKFSDVFYKSTIRREYFLELSSSELLKEKDANVQIAKLEDAKAIYDLRNTIIEFRKIGQVPLERIQKEISENKTKIYFYKNREGEIISLAQITAENKDSAMVIGVCTKEGDRGKGYASKCVSNLARDLLLKNKKVCLFYDNELAGKIYHRLGFENIGNWSMLINKYYSKTN, encoded by the coding sequence ATGGTTAGAGTTGTAAATGAAGAGGATAGAAAAAATGTGTTAGAATTTTTATTAGTTGAGCCATCTATAAATATATTTATAATTGGTGATATTGAAAATGAAGGATTTAATAAAGATTATCAAACTTTATGGGGATATTATGATAGTGATAATGTGATTAAAGGTGTATTACTAAAGTATTATAATTATTTTATTGTTTATTATAATGATCAATTATTAGATACTTTAGAAGAGGAATTAATGATTATTGCCGAATTTAAAGAACTATTAAAAAGCTTTCCTGAATTAAATATTTTATCTGGAAAGTCTTCAATAATTGAAAAATTTTCTGACGTGTTTTACAAATCAACTATTAGAAGAGAATATTTTTTAGAATTATCGTCTAGTGAATTATTAAAAGAAAAAGATGCAAATGTGCAAATTGCAAAATTAGAAGATGCAAAAGCAATATATGACCTACGAAATACAATTATAGAATTTAGAAAAATAGGCCAAGTACCTTTAGAAAGAATTCAAAAAGAAATTTCTGAAAATAAGACAAAAATTTATTTTTATAAAAATAGAGAAGGAGAAATAATTTCATTAGCGCAGATAACAGCTGAAAACAAAGATTCGGCTATGGTGATTGGAGTATGTACCAAAGAAGGAGACAGAGGAAAAGGTTATGCAAGTAAATGCGTTTCTAATTTGGCAAGGGACCTTCTTTTAAAAAATAAAAAAGTATGCCTTTTTTATGATAATGAGTTAGCTGGTAAGATTTATCATAGATTAGGATTTGAAAATATTGGAAATTGGTCTATGCTTATAAATAAATACTATAGTAAAACAAATTAA
- a CDS encoding ABC transporter ATP-binding protein — protein MNESLINLTNLNKSYKMGSYELEVLKEINLSINKGEYVAIFGPSGSGKSTIMNILGCIDTKSSGKYFLNGENIDKKNEDELAVIRNREIGFVFQKFNLISKFDVLYNVQLPLLIKGLKKSETKMIATKYIEKVDLLDRINHRPTELSGGQQQRVAIARALICNPEIILADEPTGNLDTHSGDEILKLFESLHKEGKTIIVITHDEHVASYANRIIRLRDGVIESDEYKSY, from the coding sequence ATGAATGAATCATTAATTAATTTAACAAATTTAAATAAATCATATAAAATGGGAAGCTATGAACTTGAAGTATTAAAAGAAATTAATTTATCTATCAATAAAGGTGAATATGTTGCAATCTTTGGACCTTCAGGTTCTGGTAAATCAACTATTATGAATATTTTAGGTTGTATTGATACTAAAAGTAGTGGAAAGTATTTTTTGAACGGAGAAAATATAGACAAAAAAAATGAAGATGAGCTAGCGGTTATTAGAAACAGAGAAATAGGTTTTGTGTTTCAAAAATTCAATTTGATTAGCAAATTTGATGTATTATATAATGTTCAACTTCCTTTATTAATAAAAGGATTAAAAAAAAGTGAAACTAAAATGATTGCTACAAAATATATTGAAAAAGTTGATCTATTAGATAGAATAAATCACAGGCCTACAGAACTTTCAGGAGGTCAACAGCAAAGAGTTGCAATTGCAAGAGCTTTAATTTGTAATCCGGAAATAATTCTAGCAGATGAACCAACTGGAAATTTAGATACACATTCTGGAGATGAAATACTTAAATTATTTGAAAGTCTTCATAAAGAAGGTAAAACAATTATTGTTATTACTCACGATGAACATGTAGCTAGTTATGCAAATAGAATAATTAGGCTAAGAGATGGAGTAATAGAATCTGATGAATACAAAAGTTATTGA